The nucleotide sequence atttttcatgaaaaggcatgaaaattgtcccacttgatttgctccattcttgaagtgaaagTGATAACAatgcataataagtttcaatgaagacaagtggttaaAAAATGAGCGTGGGcgttccaaatatcaaaataataataatcatcactatgattataaaaggagaacaataagagttctcaaaatagtccttcaaaatgtgaaaacaatgcttaccatcaaattggtatgaaaataataaagcacgtcgctgattatgatccattccttgaagagaatgtgacttatgataagcattgagaatgcaaacccattcctaaagttgaatgtggcaatatgtgataaaagcaatgaataaagacatgcaattcatgattatatgaataccacacaactcacctctaagggaggtttgagtaaaataaagagaataaatattattgtgtggttacatgaatatgtcattggtcgcgtacatgtgatatgccaaatattattttgtcatgccttataaaagttattaaaggcaaaattaaagcaagaaatgattttgcttatgatgattttgaccatgataatttattatgatataattttctccgtgaaggagacatttaccatatgaatggtatgataaaagatcttgtagtacaaaaattGTTAAGAACTccggaaaaactaatttgttactaccccgatgaataaacttattcatgacattgatattgtaaagtctcaaaagaaactttttgagtttcaaatatataagtcaaagtgattggcatattgagactataaatgaaaggaagattgaatatcttcatatttctataatcataccgggtaaatatgaaaggttacccgatcttctttctatttgtactacacaaatataagcatgatgctggaatcatatgccacaagtaaactagagatttactaaaataaatattaattggcatgaccggttgaccatatcgattcaattatgatgcgaaaaattaattaagaattacattgacacATATTGAAgaatataagattcttcaagaattctcttgtgctgcttattctcatgatataccagttaaaggttgggattgaatcctttgatttctggaaggaataaaaggtgatatatatatgggcccagtcacctgccatgtggactgtttactataatatgattttaatagatgcatctattttatggtcacatgtgcatttgttatcaacttgcagttttgtttttgcaagattgcttactcaaattattagagcacaattccagaatataaattatgatgatttatcttaataatactggtttaaatccaagttggtttagcagaaattgtatgcctccaattatagctaaatcattggttatgagaacaaaactcccaaaaacaaaatttggtatgagatttattatttaatatacagcagcacttgtacgcatctagtcaagttataaaaaaatttccctatcacaatcggttcagggtcaggaaccaaataatttctatatagaaatatggatgtgctatatgatttaattatgccaccaaaatgcacaaagatgagttcccaaagatggttgggaaatgtgttggtgattccaacattagggggagaaaatgggcagctgagaaagtgatacgtgaaatgaattattatgaatacatatagatcctcgtacaagaaaatataaacttgaagttcaagtgataattcatttacaaattattgccagacgcatttgctgacccaaagctaaatgtcatatttcagctgctaatgctccaaatagaataaagtccatgagggacagagtctatggcacgcatgaagtgtaacagaccaatcggttccaaagataaaactccttgaagaaggagaggggcaaatattcaaaatggtcataataaggaggcaagtgccctagaagagcaccacgacataacacttcataagacctcatgggagaggctcaggtacctgaaaataatgaaataaagagatctcaataagttatgtctttattgggtaataatggaaccgacataaaatgattgtcgacgatattattaatataatgtagcgctcaatatgattaatattgacgaggatcttgagatcaaatctgtcatgaaatttggacggataaaagattggccaaataaaaaatacgcaatgaaatttacttcacttgaaaaatgtgaagttggacggatagtccaacacctaaaagtataaagtcaattgaggtataaatgtgttcttgtgcgaaaggttcaagtcgatagacataaagatgacttgtggcacaagaaaattagtaaatatcctcacattgattatatggagacatgttctcttatagtggatatagtcacttcaggttttaatctggcaatatatgaaaaacttgatatgcgtatagtggatatcattgaaagatttaaattgtcttggagcatattaaggtttccaagaaatttattaaataatgcttcaaaaatccttatacggattgaaacaatcagggcccatgtggtataatcgcccgagagaatacttgttgaaagaagggtataagaataattcaatttgtccttgtatcCTTATAAAATGatatggatttgaatttgttataatcgccatgtatgttgatgattcaaatatcattagaactcccggagagcttcctaaagcagtagactgtttaaagaaagaatttgaaatgaaagatcttggaaagacaaaattttgtcttggtctacaaattgaatatatgaaagatagaatttttgtccttcaatcagcatacactaaaaagattttaaagagcttctatgtggataaagcacatccattaagtaccccgatggttgtgagattactcgatataaataaagatccactccgacctcatgaaaataatgaagagcttcttggtcctaaagtaccatatcgtaatgcaattggtgcgctaatatatcttgctaacactacaaggcatgacataaccttttcagttaatgtcttaacaagatatagctctgctcaaggagaaattggaaaaaaatcaaacacatattgcgttatctaagggggattaccgatgtgggcttattttatggcaatgattgcaataccgatcttgttggttatgtcgatgtggagtatttatctgacacacacaaggcttgatctcaaacatgttatgtgtttacatgtgtggcactgtcatatcttggcgatcgactaagcaatcaatcgtggctacttttTCTAATTAtgttgagataattgctattcatgaagcaagtcgagaatgtgtatggttgaggtctactatacatcttattcgagacaaatgtggtttgaagtgtgataaactacccacagttttgtatgaagaaaatacaatatgcatagcccaattaaagggaggattcataaaggagttaggacaaagcacatttcacctaaattattgttcacacatgatcttcaaaagaattgtgatattaatgtgcaacggatccgttcaagtaataatatgactgatttgttcaccaaatatctaccggcgtcaaccttcaagaaactagtgtacaagattgggatacgaaggctcaacgatgtgaactgatgatcttatcagggggagttaatatgcgttgtactctttttcccttacaaggttttgtcccattgagtttttcttgcaaggtttttaacgaggcaaccaaaaggcgtatttctaaatatgtgtactctttttccttcattaggatttttttcccatatggtttttttctaataaggttttaacgaggtacattatttatggacatgcaagggggagtgttatgataaaaatcaaaatatggtggatgtctactcttcctccatgatctttctctcaaatgattaatgacatattcaatgacatattttctatgttcaatgacatattccatgacatattttcttcatttttcatgcctatataaaggccttgtaatagataggaaaatacacacaattgaagaagaaaatttcttcctttctctgtatctctttcttgttcatgttttactaaattgtctttatttcttgttcatgttttactaaattgcttttatttcataacaaggTATTATATATCGAGTTGCTTATTAATGCTTTTGGCCATCAACTTGGACAAGAAGGAGCGATTTGGAAATTGAAAATATAACGctcgatttttttttatttttgactacgtaatatttttttctttcccGATCATATATTAAAAAACAAAATACATTTAATCAAAGATAAAGTACAATTGAAAGGCAATTCTGGTGAAATGACCAAATATATCCCAAGTGGGACAAGATCAACCTCACTTTTTCTTCAATATTCTTGACAATTTTCCCCCCTGAAACTTAAATGAAACATGTTCAATGCACACTTAAATAAATttcaagaaaacaaaagaaaaaatccaCATTGAAATCCTTTGAGACTTGGACGCTTCAACTACTCTTTCCAACTATTCATTGGCAAGTAGGACCATCTCAAGGCACCCCAAACAATATTCCTTTACACGCTTCATTCCTCTTATTCGTGATTTCAGCTTATATTCACTTACAATATGAAATTTTATGTAATTAATGCAATTTACATTAATTTCTTTTACGAACCATACTAACACTCAGGAGTGTGAGTATGGTCTCTCCTGGGGTCCCGACAATAATCATACACCTTATAGTTCCTCTGCACCCATAGCATGGCCGCCATCTGCTGGCGGCTCAGCCCACCAGCTCTAGACGAAGAGCTGGAGGGCGAGCGTCCGCACCAGGGGTTCTCGTTAGCTGTGCAACCAGCAATTTTAAAATTGTTATATTTTCCGATGAATGGTTGGTACCGATAATCGGCTTTAATTCTTCCTTCCTCTGTTGCCCAAGATGAAGCATCCCAAATTGAACCATACACATACATAGGTCTTTGTGGAAATGTAGCATCATTTTTCCTAGGGTATCTTCTGATTGGAACATCGTCGACAAAAAATCTACAagtcaaaatcaaagaaaacaataGCAAGGACAcgttagaaaaaaaaaacaactaaaAGAAAACATTTGCATGGGGCCTAAAGTGGTTACATTAATGAATGAGAATACTTTTTGATATTTGACAAAAATAGCATAACTATATATTTTATGTCACCTAAAGGAGTAGATACATATCTATATCTTTTAACTTCTTGCTATTAGGTTTTACTCGATTCTCTGTCTAGTTGCTTTGTCAATCTTTAACTAATCTCTTGATTTAAAAGTTGTAGAGTTAATTATTGTACACTAAAGAATTTTTATGCTATCATATCACTTATACGGTATAAACGACTCTCTTTGCCTATATATCCTGTGTGCGATGAGTCAAATACTTCATGTGAATTATGTATACTTACATGCATGATGTTGATATAAAGTTGATAAAACgatatggaaaaagaaaaaatcttAAAAAGACTAAAAATAGACAATTAAATAAAAGACTAACATGATCTCATTGGGATTCCAAAGGATAGCATAATTGTGGTAAGCTTGAGTTGGGTCAAACCAAAGGTGAAATTTCATTTCTCTCCCAATAATATTTCCATCTCCACTTCCTCTGATGTATACATTTGTTTGTAAAGTATAAGGCTTATTTGGCGTTGTTCCAAGAAACTCAATATCAATTTCATCATGGTTCCCTGGATAATCTTGATTGTTTGAAAGCTACCACAGAATTCATGAAAAAAGAAATATAAtgattattatataaaaaatcaaaatatcagtaaaaataattttttttattaaatttgttCTCACATAGAAAGAAGTAATAATTCCAGCAGTGTAACCAGGCTGTAGCTTCACAGAAGTGCCAAAATAACCGGAACGATAATTTTTTAGAGATTTAAAGCCACTTCCCCCTGTATTTAAAATACATGAGAAAATCCAAGAAATTAGAAATATGAGATGCTATGCAAAACTTAAATGTGCAATAAAGGAAAATGAAGATGTGATTAGAAAAATTCTAGTGGAGGGTGTAAAAAGATATTTACACACAATCAAATATCGCTTATAATGTAATATATAAATCTCTATGATGACATTAATTGATCAGCTTGATAAAAATGATAATTAATCTATTATGACAGGTTAAACAACACATTATATCATCATTATATATAGTTCAAAAGACAGTCAGATGCACAAAGCATCTCGCATTAACGTAAGGTTCGGAGAAGAGCCGCACCCCAAGAGGTGTAAAGTAAACAGTCACCTTAATACAAGCATTAACGGCGACGGctgaacccgtgacctataggtcaccgCGGAGACAACTTTACTGTTGCTCCAAGTTCCCCTACTAATATTGCAtacaaagaaataaaagagagacaAGAACTAAAAGACCTGTGGTTTTATCAAGCCATATAGTTAAGGCACTTTGGTCCAAAGATTGATGTTGAGGACCCCAAAGGTTTCTAAAACACTGGCTAAACCCTAAAGATTGAACCTTAGAACTAGGATAGTAGCCTGGAGAAGGGGGACCCTGAGCATTGCTTGAATTGAACAAGAAAAGGAGAagcaaagaaagaaggaataaaGCCATAATTATAAAAGGGAAGAAATATAATCAATTAATGTGGATAAAAATGAGTGCTTTAGAGGCACTGGTGTTGAGATGATGATATGATAAGAATTGAAGTGTTGTAGGATTGAAGGGAGAAGAACACATGGAGATGAGTATAAATAAGAAGATTGAGGTCCCACTCAAGAAAATGAATTGATTAGAGGTTGATGGAAGTTATACATATAGAGACAAATACAAAGAAACCATTTGTGATGTATTTTCATGAATATATATGTTGAATCAAGCCATTTTCCGTATATAAAGTATGAATATCAAAAATTTACCTCCACCCGATATTTATATTagattatataaaattatatggTTAAGTGATTTAATCATGTGGTGAGTATATACTAGTACTAGTTAATTATGGTCAAGTGAGAGAAACGTACATGCAAATACATAAGATTTAGTGATTTGGTATAAACACCGAGTGTATGCAAGTTCACCTATTTAAAACTCATAATCTAACGAATCACCGGAAACTTCTCACAAAACAAGTGTGGTTTATTCAATATTTACTATATATCCCTCTTTTTGTCCTTCCCTTTTCTCTTCCTTGATCctccaatataatattttttattttgaaaataaaagtgATATgcttagtttatatttttttttcctttttaaattcaTCAGCAAAATTAAGTTGGTTAGGATTTCTCGTTATGGGAAAAAACAAAGAAGATTAAAGAGGAATTGTCATAAGTGgtattcttcttttttcttttgtctttttatttttcattttcatttcttCTCATAATTACATTCTTATTGTTACCCTATATATATCCACTTTTTCGGTTTCGTTTTCCTCGTCGTGACACTGCCCTTTCTTACAGCGACAAACTTTTTAAAATCAACACTATTTTTCTACATTAAACACGACTTTCATTTAGCTTTGCTTTCTATCCAAATTAAACATCAAACtcacatttctttttcttttttcctattcAATAATAtgcttcaattattataattcGGAGTTTAGCATCATTTTGTACTATATATCCATTTGGTGTAtcctctattcttttttttttcttcaaaagacataatatttttttttggtgtaTCCTCTAtcactattttatttattataatttgaatGAATAATTGTTAATTAATGAAGTTGTTGTATAGTGCTACTTTCAATTTCCTTCTCTCATTTTAAAGTGTATGCCAACATTCTATCCATTGATCCATTATTTGCTTGTGCTGTCCCATTTTGGAACAGTGTGTAAAAGCAATTCCTTAATATCAATACTAAATCTATATCACTATTAAAAAAGgcgaaattaaataaataagtagaACTATCATGGAAATTTCGTAAATATCTTTTGTTCATTATTTTCAATCTACAATATTATCAACTCAATCCCAAAATGTGTAGCTTTTATAGGTTCTATCGATCATATATATGCacttcttgagtcgagggtctatcgaaaattgACTCTCTACCTCCACAAGGTAGGGATTAAGTCTGCATACATACTATCCTCCCCAAACCTCACATGTAAAAATACACTGAGTATGTTGATGTTGTTATTGTACCGGTCATATATGCACTTCAACAATATAATCCTCGTCACATTGCTTTGAAAAGCATGTTTAAAATGCATTTTCCTcctctttttatttaattttgccaAAGTGAATGAATCCACTGCGTTCATTTGTAGTAATATTTTTGAGTAGTCAAATATATATCTCCTAATTTTTTCCAGTTATGGAGTCACAGTTATCTAGTTTATTTATTCATGCATGTGTGGTGTCAGATTCATTCTATTAGAAGTAAATAGAAAGTCAGACCTTCGCCATATCAATTTATCATCATTTGTAGCTAGAGGAAGTAAGAAAAGAGAAAGCATTTACACATCCTTTCTAGACTCAACTGTATGTCGACTTGAATAAATGAATTTGCCTCCTTTGGGCTCGTCCATTTATTGGGTGATCCCTTAATCTTACGTTCTAATGTTTGCTCGTTGTAATATAATTTAGGCTTAGGACTCATGATATTTCTGCTAAAAGATGCATCACTTTAGAGTACGACTGAAATTTTGGGATGGGTCTTCTCTTTTTCTACTATCATCTGCTCCACTATTCATGACGTCACTCTCTAGCAAAaaatattaaagagaaaaaaaaactatCTAAGATTTAATGACCTAACATTAGATTAAACTAAGTGGTTGTATTACGTGTAATAAAATTAAAACTTGACATTGAAATCCAATTgttccaattttttttaaagaaatcatCTTCGAACGCCCAAATTATGGGGGATCTAATTAAGTTGCCTGTCTATACGGGGCATTCACCTGGAATTCAGGTTAATTTGCTTCTAATGAGACTAGAGATTTCTTGgaagtattgatttgaacttccCGTCTTTTTGGCCAAGATGCAAAAAACAGTTTATTTTGAGGAGCTCAatagtgtttttctcaaaaatatttttggtgagaaacagtttcTGTTTGGCTTAATTAAGTTAAAAAATAATTCTGAGCAATAATTAGCGTTTGatcaagcttttaaaaactgtttctaagtgtatttttttcaaaagtatttttcaaaaaagtacttttggagaaaagctacttttttctgtttctccaaaactgcttctacttctactcaaaagtacttttttcttctaaaagtttggccaaacactgtaactttgaaaaaaaatattttttttaattaaaaaaatacttttagcttcggagaaacttggccaaacatgtTATTAACT is from Nicotiana tabacum cultivar K326 chromosome 18, ASM71507v2, whole genome shotgun sequence and encodes:
- the LOC107815673 gene encoding xyloglucan endotransglucosylase/hydrolase protein 31, encoding MALFLLSLLLLFLFNSSNAQGPPSPGYYPSSKVQSLGFSQCFRNLWGPQHQSLDQSALTIWLDKTTGGSGFKSLKNYRSGYFGTSVKLQPGYTAGIITSFYLSNNQDYPGNHDEIDIEFLGTTPNKPYTLQTNVYIRGSGDGNIIGREMKFHLWFDPTQAYHNYAILWNPNEIIFFVDDVPIRRYPRKNDATFPQRPMYVYGSIWDASSWATEEGRIKADYRYQPFIGKYNNFKIAGCTANENPWCGRSPSSSSSRAGGLSRQQMAAMLWVQRNYKVYDYCRDPRRDHTHTPEC